A single Bacteroidales bacterium DNA region contains:
- a CDS encoding UvrD-helicase domain-containing protein, protein MSENYLEKLNDEQRNAVLHTDGPVMVLAGAGSGKTRVLTFRVAHLINQGVNPARILALTFTNKAAKEMKERIKSIVGNEKANSVWMGTFHSIFARILKIESELIGYSKDFSIYDTEDSKNLIKNIVKDMKLDDKIYNTGYVLNRISAAKMNLIDHEQYAKDAEIQSQDIYARKPLVKQIYAEYYRRCRRSNAMDFDDLLFNTNLLFYNFPQTLRKYQERFEYILVDEYQDTNIAQYFILKKLAELRRNICVVGDDAQSIYGFRGASIQNILNFNKDYPDLKTFKLEQNYRSTKRIIDAANSVIENNKNKLHKLVWTDNDKGEPISIVKAISEVDEALIVANSIFHTKMTYRMANSDFAVLYRTNAQSRVLEDALRKLNIPYRVYGGMSFYKRKEVKDLIAYFKLIVNPSDNEAFYRIVNYPARGIGNTTLSKITVLAEANNVSLWNVLCQINDFKADLAASTIKRLTDFRDFIISFQEKMDMIPASELASQVALESGLVKTFTEDQTLEGVARLQNIESLLNGVVEYENEFREINNGLNPTLSDFLQNISLLTSLDEDEDKGNIDFVSLMTVHAAKGLEFPHVYIVGMEENLFPSSMSMSSVFEIEEERRLFYVAITRAMKKLTLSYADTRTKWGEMNFCTPSRFVSEIDDRLFDLPQKVSATKKLKKLGSDFSVKEPEINYEFSKKNQPIQPAFRKKILNENKSKPAFSENDIADVGLIAEGIRVEHIRFGAGTVVLVEGSGQNKKATVEFDSAGKKQLVLKFAKLKLVEN, encoded by the coding sequence ATGAGCGAAAATTACTTGGAAAAGCTAAATGACGAGCAGCGCAATGCTGTATTGCATACTGATGGACCTGTCATGGTATTAGCTGGTGCAGGCTCGGGTAAAACACGTGTTTTGACATTTCGTGTGGCTCATCTTATTAATCAAGGCGTAAATCCTGCGAGAATTTTGGCTTTGACATTTACTAACAAGGCTGCAAAGGAAATGAAAGAAAGAATAAAGAGCATTGTCGGTAATGAAAAAGCAAATTCAGTATGGATGGGAACTTTTCACTCCATTTTTGCAAGAATTTTGAAAATTGAAAGCGAATTAATCGGATATTCAAAGGATTTTTCAATTTATGACACAGAAGATTCTAAAAATCTTATAAAAAACATTGTTAAGGACATGAAACTTGACGACAAAATTTACAATACCGGATATGTTTTGAATAGAATTTCTGCTGCAAAAATGAATCTAATTGACCACGAGCAATATGCAAAAGATGCCGAAATTCAAAGTCAGGATATTTATGCAAGAAAACCTCTGGTAAAGCAAATTTATGCTGAGTATTATAGAAGGTGCAGACGCTCTAATGCTATGGATTTTGACGATTTGCTTTTTAATACAAATTTGCTTTTTTATAATTTCCCGCAAACCCTGCGTAAATACCAAGAAAGATTTGAATATATTTTGGTAGATGAATATCAAGATACAAATATTGCTCAATATTTTATTTTGAAAAAATTGGCTGAATTAAGGCGAAATATTTGTGTCGTTGGCGATGATGCCCAGAGTATATACGGCTTTAGAGGTGCAAGCATACAAAATATTTTAAATTTTAATAAGGATTATCCTGATTTAAAAACTTTTAAGCTAGAGCAAAATTATCGTTCTACAAAGCGAATTATTGATGCAGCAAATTCCGTTATTGAAAACAATAAAAACAAATTGCATAAACTTGTTTGGACTGATAATGACAAAGGCGAGCCGATTTCAATAGTTAAAGCTATTAGCGAAGTTGACGAGGCTTTAATCGTTGCTAATTCTATATTCCATACAAAAATGACATATAGAATGGCGAATAGCGATTTTGCTGTTTTATATAGAACCAATGCTCAGTCCAGAGTTTTAGAAGATGCTTTGCGTAAACTAAATATTCCTTATCGCGTTTATGGCGGGATGTCTTTTTATAAGCGGAAAGAAGTAAAAGATTTAATTGCTTACTTCAAATTAATTGTAAATCCAAGCGATAATGAGGCTTTTTATAGAATTGTAAATTATCCAGCCCGCGGAATTGGAAATACAACATTGAGCAAAATCACAGTGTTGGCTGAAGCTAATAATGTAAGTTTATGGAATGTTTTATGCCAAATTAACGATTTTAAAGCAGATTTGGCAGCTTCAACAATTAAAAGACTCACCGATTTCAGAGATTTTATAATTTCTTTTCAAGAAAAAATGGATATGATTCCCGCATCTGAATTAGCGAGTCAAGTGGCTTTGGAAAGTGGACTTGTTAAAACATTCACTGAAGACCAAACGCTGGAAGGTGTTGCTCGTTTGCAAAATATAGAATCTTTGCTGAACGGAGTAGTTGAATATGAAAACGAATTTAGAGAAATAAATAATGGTTTAAACCCAACTTTAAGCGATTTCTTGCAAAATATTTCTTTATTAACGAGCCTTGACGAAGACGAAGATAAAGGTAATATTGATTTTGTTTCGCTAATGACTGTGCATGCCGCCAAAGGGCTTGAGTTTCCACATGTTTACATCGTTGGAATGGAAGAAAATTTGTTTCCTAGCTCCATGTCTATGTCTTCTGTTTTTGAAATTGAGGAAGAAAGGCGTTTGTTTTATGTTGCTATTACGCGAGCTATGAAAAAGCTTACATTAAGCTATGCCGACACTAGAACTAAATGGGGTGAAATGAATTTCTGCACACCAAGCAGATTTGTTAGCGAGATTGACGACCGCTTGTTTGATTTACCTCAAAAAGTTTCTGCAACAAAAAAACTTAAAAAACTTGGTTCGGATTTCAGCGTGAAGGAGCCTGAAATTAATTACGAATTTTCTAAAAAAAATCAGCCAATTCAACCAGCTTTTCGAAAGAAAATTTTGAACGAAAATAAAAGCAAGCCTGCTTTTTCTGAAAATGATATTGCTGATGTTGGCTTAATTGCAGAAGGTATTAGAGTGGAGCATATTAGATTTGGCGCTGGCACGGTTGTTTTGGTTGAAGGTTCAGGGCAAAATAAGAAAGCAACTGTTGAATTTGATTCAGCAGGCAAAAAGCAGTTGGTCTTAAAATTTGCGAAATTAAAATTAGTAGAAAACTGA
- a CDS encoding S26 family signal peptidase yields the protein MSLLVISTLICFLLANIGLAFIFRKAGKSMILAFIPVYNAIVWIKIVKKPLWWLIFTLMPYVNIFMIMLLIVETLKAFNKHGLGAQILAIMFPFVYLPYLGFNKKLVYIHPDEQEYVKKSVGREWLEALVFAVIAASVIRIFFIEAYTIPTSSMEKSMLVGDFLFVDKVTFGSRVPMTPVAFPFVHHTLPLTKNSKSYIDWIRLPYSRYPHVRKIRNNDVVVFNFPAGDTVMVDNQATTYYVEVIRYAVNLAEQAGYEKEDYPKFLEQARNIILQNMAITVRPVDKRENYIKRCVAIPGDVIEIKNGQLFLNNAPAVNPKDMQYNYKITFKQGNIVSRRNLNKLGISMDDIKNSAPFVQYKGLPSNVMILPMTKKIHDDFVAKYSNMLDTVPEVMIDTTWDPSVFPHCKAYPWNVDNFGPLKVPAKGQTVDIDTNSINLYYRIIGIYENNDVAVKDGKVFINGEEANKYTFKMDYYFMMGDNRHNSADCRVWGFVPEDHIVGKAAFVWLSLDKDFSLFNGKIRWNKLFRTIK from the coding sequence ATGAGTTTACTTGTTATTAGCACTTTGATTTGTTTCCTTCTTGCAAATATCGGTCTTGCATTTATTTTTCGCAAAGCTGGCAAATCCATGATATTGGCATTTATTCCTGTTTACAACGCAATAGTTTGGATAAAAATTGTTAAAAAACCACTTTGGTGGCTCATTTTCACATTAATGCCTTATGTGAATATTTTCATGATAATGTTGCTGATTGTTGAAACATTAAAAGCTTTTAACAAACACGGATTAGGAGCGCAAATTTTAGCAATTATGTTTCCTTTTGTTTATTTGCCTTATTTGGGCTTTAATAAAAAATTGGTTTACATTCATCCTGATGAGCAGGAATATGTTAAAAAATCTGTGGGCAGAGAGTGGTTGGAAGCCCTTGTTTTTGCAGTAATTGCTGCTTCTGTCATTCGTATTTTCTTTATTGAAGCATACACTATCCCTACTTCTTCTATGGAGAAATCAATGTTGGTGGGCGATTTTTTATTTGTAGATAAAGTTACATTTGGCTCCAGAGTTCCGATGACTCCTGTAGCTTTTCCTTTTGTACACCACACTTTGCCATTAACAAAAAATTCAAAAAGCTATATAGACTGGATTCGCTTACCATATTCTCGCTATCCGCATGTTAGAAAAATAAGGAACAATGATGTTGTTGTCTTTAATTTCCCTGCTGGGGACACGGTTATGGTTGATAATCAGGCTACAACTTATTATGTTGAGGTAATTAGATATGCTGTAAATCTTGCTGAGCAAGCTGGATATGAAAAAGAAGACTATCCGAAATTTTTGGAGCAAGCTCGCAATATTATTTTACAAAATATGGCTATTACTGTTCGCCCTGTTGATAAAAGGGAAAATTATATTAAAAGATGTGTTGCTATTCCTGGCGATGTAATTGAAATTAAAAATGGGCAATTATTCTTGAACAATGCTCCAGCTGTTAATCCTAAGGATATGCAATATAATTATAAAATCACTTTTAAGCAGGGAAATATAGTGTCTCGAAGAAATCTGAATAAGTTGGGCATTAGCATGGATGATATTAAAAATTCTGCTCCTTTCGTGCAATATAAAGGTTTGCCGTCAAATGTAATGATATTGCCGATGACCAAAAAAATACATGATGATTTTGTTGCAAAATACAGCAATATGCTCGATACTGTGCCTGAAGTAATGATAGACACAACTTGGGATCCATCTGTATTTCCTCATTGTAAAGCATATCCTTGGAATGTAGATAATTTTGGACCTTTAAAAGTTCCAGCAAAAGGTCAAACTGTAGATATAGACACAAATTCAATTAATTTGTATTATAGAATTATTGGAATTTACGAAAATAATGATGTAGCTGTAAAAGATGGAAAAGTCTTCATTAATGGCGAAGAGGCTAATAAATACACTTTTAAAATGGATTATTATTTTATGATGGGAGACAATAGGCATAATTCTGCTGATTGTCGCGTTTGGGGCTTTGTGCCAGAAGATCATATTGTGGGCAAGGCAGCTTTTGTATGGCTTAGCCTTGATAAGGATTTCTCTTTGTTTAATGGGAAAATTCGTTGGAATAAGCTGTTTAGGACGATAAAATAA
- the dapB gene encoding 4-hydroxy-tetrahydrodipicolinate reductase produces the protein MKIFIIGYGKMGKMIEQFAKKQNHEVIAIVDEGQFWPKFSEDQKPDVAIEFTQPNAVEDNIKQCIDWNIPVVVGTTGWDSRRDDLRSYCLQKNGSVVFGSNFSIGVNIWFLILKTAAENIAKNNDYSVKMTEIHHIAKKDKPSGTAITAANILLKDIKQYNGWSLSEEPDKILIDAVRKEDVAGVHSVLFKSALDEIEITHRAGNREGFAKGALAAAEWIIGKKGFFEFADIFKMVFENNK, from the coding sequence ATGAAGATTTTTATTATTGGCTATGGGAAAATGGGAAAAATGATTGAGCAATTTGCAAAAAAGCAAAATCATGAAGTTATTGCAATTGTTGATGAAGGGCAGTTTTGGCCTAAGTTTTCAGAAGACCAAAAACCTGATGTTGCAATAGAATTTACCCAACCTAATGCTGTGGAAGACAATATAAAGCAATGTATTGATTGGAATATTCCAGTTGTGGTTGGAACTACTGGCTGGGACTCACGTAGAGATGATTTGAGGAGTTATTGTTTGCAAAAAAATGGAAGCGTGGTTTTCGGGAGCAATTTTAGTATTGGCGTGAATATTTGGTTTTTAATCTTGAAAACTGCTGCTGAAAATATTGCAAAAAACAATGATTATAGCGTTAAAATGACAGAAATTCACCATATTGCTAAAAAAGACAAACCTAGCGGAACAGCCATTACTGCTGCAAATATATTATTGAAAGATATAAAGCAATATAATGGATGGTCTTTAAGCGAAGAGCCTGATAAAATTCTGATTGATGCTGTGAGAAAAGAAGATGTTGCTGGTGTGCATTCGGTTCTATTTAAATCTGCCTTAGATGAAATAGAAATAACGCATAGAGCTGGAAATAGAGAAGGATTTGCAAAAGGTGCTTTGGCTGCTGCAGAATGGATTATAGGCAAAAAAGGTTTCTTTGAATTTGCCGATATTTTTAAAATGGTTTTTGAAAATAATAAATAA
- a CDS encoding ParB/RepB/Spo0J family partition protein — protein MSTKKKALGRGLGALLEDASADKSAPVHIMTFPQIDIDDIEANPYQPRDKFDEEALKGLAESIKHQGLIQPITVRRLDNGKYQLISGERRLRASKLAGLTHIPAFIREADDDEVMQMALVENIQRENLNAIEIAISFEKLIDEYKMTQEMLSERVGKKRATVTNYLRLLKLPAEIQAGIRDDKITMGHARSLLSLEDEAKMQEVFERIVEENLSVRQVEDIVRSNTSSKEAKPKKVTEKSNLYSDLEKNISDKIGMKVVVKSGSKGGTMTIHFKNKDELTKIEELFS, from the coding sequence ATGAGTACAAAGAAAAAAGCTTTAGGACGTGGATTGGGTGCGTTGTTAGAAGATGCTAGTGCTGATAAATCTGCACCAGTTCATATAATGACATTCCCGCAAATTGATATTGATGATATAGAAGCAAATCCGTATCAGCCAAGAGATAAGTTTGATGAGGAAGCTTTAAAAGGTCTTGCGGAATCAATAAAACATCAAGGTTTGATACAGCCTATTACTGTTAGGCGTTTAGATAACGGAAAATATCAGCTTATTTCTGGTGAAAGACGTTTGAGAGCATCAAAATTAGCTGGATTAACGCATATTCCTGCTTTTATTAGAGAAGCTGACGATGATGAGGTTATGCAAATGGCTTTAGTGGAAAATATTCAACGCGAAAATCTAAATGCCATTGAAATTGCTATTTCTTTTGAGAAATTAATTGATGAATACAAGATGACTCAAGAGATGCTTAGCGAAAGAGTTGGAAAAAAACGCGCTACTGTAACTAATTACCTTAGATTATTAAAGTTACCTGCGGAAATTCAAGCAGGAATTAGAGATGACAAGATTACTATGGGGCACGCAAGGTCTCTTTTGAGTTTAGAAGACGAGGCTAAAATGCAAGAGGTTTTTGAAAGAATTGTAGAGGAAAATTTGTCTGTAAGGCAAGTTGAAGATATAGTTCGCTCAAATACCAGTTCTAAAGAAGCTAAACCCAAAAAAGTTACAGAAAAGAGTAATCTTTATAGCGATTTAGAAAAAAATATAAGCGATAAAATTGGAATGAAGGTTGTTGTGAAATCAGGAAGTAAAGGCGGAACCATGACAATTCATTTTAAAAACAAAGATGAATTAACAAAAATTGAGGAATTATTTTCTTAG
- a CDS encoding ParA family protein, translating to MGKVISIANQKGGVGKTTTAINVSAGLAVLEKKVLLIDADPQANSTSGLGFDPKNVQVSIYECIVDNINPAEAVLKTKTPNLDLLPAHIDLVGAEIEMINLDNREGMMRKVVNQIKDKYDFVFIDCSPSLGLITVNSLTASDSVLIPVQCEYFALEGLGKLLNTIKIVQTSLNTNLTIEGILLTMYDTRLRLSNQVVDEVRSHFKEMVFETIIPRNTKLGEAPSFGESIITFDVESKGSISYLNLAREIIQRNEK from the coding sequence ATGGGAAAAGTAATTTCTATCGCTAATCAGAAGGGCGGTGTAGGCAAAACAACTACTGCTATAAACGTAAGTGCGGGCTTGGCTGTTTTAGAGAAAAAAGTTTTATTAATAGATGCTGATCCTCAGGCAAATTCAACGTCTGGTTTGGGATTCGACCCTAAAAATGTTCAGGTTAGCATTTATGAGTGCATCGTGGATAATATAAATCCTGCAGAAGCTGTATTGAAAACTAAAACGCCAAATTTAGATTTGTTGCCAGCCCATATAGACCTAGTTGGTGCTGAAATAGAGATGATAAATCTGGATAATCGTGAGGGAATGATGCGTAAGGTAGTTAATCAAATTAAAGACAAATATGATTTTGTTTTTATTGACTGCTCTCCATCATTAGGATTGATTACAGTAAATTCACTCACAGCTTCTGATTCGGTTTTAATTCCTGTTCAATGTGAATATTTTGCTCTTGAAGGACTTGGCAAGCTATTGAATACTATCAAAATTGTCCAAACAAGTTTAAATACGAATTTGACAATTGAAGGAATTTTATTAACAATGTATGATACGCGTCTGCGTTTGTCTAATCAGGTGGTAGATGAGGTTAGAAGCCATTTTAAAGAAATGGTTTTTGAAACGATTATACCACGAAATACAAAGTTGGGCGAGGCTCCTTCTTTTGGCGAAAGTATTATTACGTTTGACGTGGAAAGCAAAGGTTCTATAAGCTATTTGAATTTAGCTAGAGAAATAATACAAAGAAATGAAAAATAA
- a CDS encoding PUR family DNA/RNA-binding protein: MEDFERKERDEIYSRPVKAGKRTYFFDVKEMKSGEKYITITESKKRFNEENGRFFYEKHKIFLYKEDFDKFADGLEAVVNFIRTGIKAPEDNSGFEDGNAISDFSIDTEL; encoded by the coding sequence ATGGAAGATTTTGAAAGAAAAGAAAGAGATGAGATTTACTCACGACCAGTAAAAGCAGGGAAAAGAACGTATTTTTTCGATGTAAAAGAGATGAAAAGTGGCGAAAAATACATTACTATTACTGAAAGCAAAAAGCGCTTTAATGAGGAAAATGGACGGTTTTTTTACGAGAAACATAAAATTTTTCTTTATAAAGAAGATTTCGACAAATTTGCCGATGGTTTAGAGGCTGTTGTAAACTTTATTAGAACGGGAATAAAAGCTCCGGAAGACAATTCAGGATTTGAAGATGGTAATGCTATAAGTGATTTTAGCATTGACACTGAATTATAA
- a CDS encoding DEAD/DEAH box helicase translates to MNFNETQLIKPIKLAIEELGFTTLTPIQEKTINLLLESDQDLIGLAETGTGKTAAFGLPLLNKTELDSKLVQTIILSPTRELCMQITKDLENYSKYMQNISIAAVYGGVSIETQISKLKKGAQIVVGTPGRTVDLIKRKALKLKDVRFLVLDEADEMLNMGFKEDIDFILAQTPSEKQTLLFSATMPNEIRQIAETYMHKPNEVSIGKKNMGAENVSHIYYVTHAKDRYLALKRIVDINPKMYGIIFCRTRSETKEVADKLIQDGYNADALHGDLSQSQRDFVMHRFRIKHLQLLIATDVAARGLDVDNLTHVINYNLPDELEIYIHRSGRTGRAGKKGISISLLHTREVNKIRNLEKLTGKKFERKLVPNGFEICEKQLFNFIDRVENIEVDEKQIEQYLSPIYKKLDWLSREDLIKHFVSVEFNRFLEYYRDAVDINPVLETKKDKQNYKSERNKVSSYSRFFINVGTKDGLTTPKMIGLINDYCKRRDISIGKIDLFRKFSFFEIDKKFENLVLSSFVNSKFNNIPLTVNLSKPENFVEKKKKNFDDKKFDKKDKKFDKRKEEKAKKKSRQFAK, encoded by the coding sequence ATGAATTTTAACGAGACACAACTCATTAAGCCTATAAAATTGGCAATTGAAGAATTAGGGTTTACAACATTGACCCCTATACAAGAAAAAACAATCAATTTATTACTTGAAAGCGACCAAGATTTAATTGGTTTAGCAGAAACAGGCACAGGAAAAACTGCTGCATTTGGATTACCACTGCTAAACAAAACCGAATTGGATAGCAAATTAGTTCAAACCATTATTTTAAGCCCAACTAGAGAGCTTTGTATGCAAATTACTAAAGATTTGGAAAATTATTCCAAATATATGCAAAACATAAGCATTGCAGCCGTTTATGGAGGCGTTAGCATAGAAACACAAATATCTAAGCTAAAAAAAGGCGCTCAAATTGTTGTTGGCACGCCCGGAAGAACTGTTGACCTTATAAAACGCAAAGCATTAAAATTAAAAGATGTGCGTTTTCTCGTCCTTGACGAAGCTGACGAGATGCTAAATATGGGCTTTAAAGAAGATATTGATTTCATTTTAGCACAAACGCCAAGCGAAAAGCAAACTCTACTTTTCTCAGCCACAATGCCAAATGAAATAAGACAAATTGCGGAAACCTATATGCACAAACCTAATGAAGTTTCAATAGGCAAAAAAAATATGGGTGCAGAAAATGTTTCCCACATTTATTATGTTACACATGCAAAAGATAGATATTTAGCTCTAAAGCGAATTGTGGACATTAATCCAAAAATGTACGGCATTATTTTTTGCAGAACAAGAAGCGAAACCAAAGAAGTAGCCGACAAACTCATTCAAGATGGCTACAATGCCGATGCTCTACATGGCGATTTATCACAATCACAGCGCGATTTTGTAATGCATCGCTTCAGGATAAAGCATTTGCAATTGCTAATCGCCACCGATGTTGCAGCAAGAGGCTTAGATGTGGACAACCTCACACACGTTATAAACTACAACCTGCCTGACGAACTTGAAATCTACATTCACCGCAGCGGCAGAACAGGACGTGCGGGCAAAAAAGGAATTTCCATTTCCCTATTGCACACTAGAGAAGTAAATAAGATAAGAAATTTAGAGAAATTAACAGGAAAAAAATTTGAGCGCAAATTAGTTCCAAACGGCTTTGAAATTTGCGAAAAACAGCTTTTTAATTTTATAGACAGAGTTGAAAATATCGAAGTTGACGAAAAGCAGATTGAGCAATACTTGTCGCCAATTTATAAAAAACTTGATTGGCTTTCAAGAGAAGACCTTATAAAGCATTTTGTTTCTGTAGAGTTTAACAGGTTTTTGGAATATTACAGAGATGCCGTTGATATAAATCCTGTATTAGAAACTAAAAAAGACAAACAAAATTATAAAAGCGAAAGAAATAAAGTCAGCTCATATAGCAGATTTTTCATTAATGTAGGGACTAAAGACGGGCTTACAACTCCAAAAATGATTGGACTTATTAATGACTACTGTAAAAGACGCGATATTTCAATAGGTAAAATTGACCTTTTCCGCAAATTCTCTTTCTTTGAAATAGATAAAAAATTCGAAAACCTTGTTTTATCTTCATTTGTAAATTCAAAATTCAATAATATTCCGCTAACAGTAAACCTTTCAAAACCTGAAAACTTCGTTGAGAAAAAGAAAAAGAATTTTGACGACAAAAAGTTTGACAAAAAAGACAAAAAGTTTGATAAGAGAAAAGAGGAAAAAGCGAAGAAAAAAAGTAGACAGTTTGCAAAGTAG
- a CDS encoding DUF2442 domain-containing protein, with amino-acid sequence MKDSKIIKAEYIKDYKIKVTFADGVVKIADFENFITNSDVPMTNQFKDKERFKKVCIDCGHLTWENGQMDIASWSVYNGRYDVKD; translated from the coding sequence ATGAAAGATTCAAAAATAATTAAGGCTGAATATATAAAAGACTATAAAATCAAAGTTACATTTGCTGATGGAGTTGTTAAAATTGCGGATTTTGAAAATTTTATAACAAACTCAGATGTACCAATGACCAATCAATTTAAAGATAAAGAGAGATTTAAAAAAGTATGTATTGATTGTGGTCATTTAACTTGGGAAAATGGACAAATGGATATTGCCTCGTGGTCAGTTTATAATGGGAGGTATGATGTAAAAGACTAG
- a CDS encoding nucleoside deaminase yields the protein MEKKDDIYFLKMAIELAAENVKTGKGGPFGAVIVKNGEVIATGVNLVTNNNDPTAHAEITAIREATSKLNNFQLDGCTLYSSCEPCPMCLGAIYWARPERIVFASSKNDAADVGFDDAFIYDEIALPIEERKLKTSFIKPENYLLPFNLWKVSDKKEEY from the coding sequence ATGGAAAAAAAAGACGATATATATTTTTTGAAAATGGCTATAGAATTAGCTGCGGAAAATGTGAAAACGGGAAAAGGCGGTCCTTTTGGAGCTGTAATTGTTAAAAATGGTGAAGTTATTGCTACAGGCGTTAATTTGGTAACCAATAATAACGACCCAACAGCTCATGCCGAAATTACTGCAATTAGAGAAGCTACTTCAAAATTAAATAATTTTCAGTTGGACGGTTGCACATTGTATAGTAGTTGCGAGCCTTGCCCAATGTGCTTGGGAGCTATTTATTGGGCACGACCAGAAAGAATTGTGTTTGCTTCTTCAAAAAATGATGCTGCCGACGTAGGCTTCGACGATGCTTTTATTTATGATGAAATTGCTTTGCCTATCGAAGAAAGAAAGCTCAAAACGTCTTTTATTAAGCCTGAAAACTATTTGCTTCCGTTTAATCTTTGGAAGGTTAGTGATAAAAAGGAGGAGTATTAA
- a CDS encoding aspartate aminotransferase family protein, translating to MNKKRDLFLRHVAQTSPEPLGLEIVSASGCKLFDVNGKEYLDFISGVSVSNLGHNNIEINNAVIEQINKHAHLLVYGEFIQSAQVEYAELLCSVLPKELNNVYFVNSGAEAIDGAMKLSKRVTGKPEIISCKNAYHGSTHGPLSIMGSEEYKTAFRPLLPDTRLIEFGNFDDLNFITDRTAAVVIEPVQGEAGVRTAKKEYFKALSSRCKEVGAMLVFDEVQTGFGRTGKLFALEHFDVTPDILVLAKALGGGYPIGAFIANEKIMKTLTYNPVLGHITTFGGHPVSCAAGLAALKIMLREKYFNEVAKKEKMFVSLLSDMPHVKEIRSAGLLMAIEFNSFDISSKVIKALLNNGVISDWFLFAPESLRIAPPLIISEDEIAAGCEKIKKIVNEI from the coding sequence ATGAATAAAAAACGAGATTTATTTTTGCGTCATGTAGCTCAAACATCTCCAGAACCTCTTGGATTGGAAATTGTTTCTGCAAGCGGCTGTAAGCTATTTGATGTTAATGGAAAAGAATATTTAGACTTTATTTCTGGAGTTTCAGTTAGCAATTTAGGGCATAATAACATTGAAATAAACAATGCCGTAATTGAGCAGATAAATAAGCATGCTCATTTGCTGGTTTATGGTGAATTTATTCAGTCGGCACAAGTAGAGTATGCTGAATTGCTGTGCAGCGTTTTGCCAAAAGAATTGAATAATGTTTATTTTGTAAATAGTGGAGCGGAAGCAATAGATGGTGCAATGAAGCTGTCTAAGCGTGTTACAGGAAAACCAGAAATTATATCTTGCAAAAACGCTTATCATGGAAGCACTCATGGTCCGCTAAGCATAATGGGCAGCGAAGAATACAAAACAGCTTTCAGACCGCTATTGCCAGATACAAGATTAATTGAGTTTGGAAATTTTGATGATTTGAATTTTATTACTGACAGAACTGCTGCTGTTGTTATAGAGCCTGTGCAAGGGGAAGCAGGAGTTAGAACTGCAAAAAAAGAATATTTTAAAGCATTGAGTAGCAGATGCAAAGAAGTTGGTGCTATGCTTGTTTTCGATGAGGTGCAAACTGGTTTTGGAAGGACAGGAAAATTATTTGCACTTGAGCATTTTGATGTTACTCCAGATATTTTGGTATTAGCAAAGGCTTTGGGCGGAGGATATCCCATTGGAGCTTTTATTGCTAACGAAAAAATAATGAAAACTCTCACGTATAATCCTGTGTTGGGGCATATAACTACCTTTGGAGGGCATCCTGTGTCATGTGCAGCAGGTTTGGCGGCTCTTAAAATAATGCTGAGGGAGAAATATTTTAATGAAGTTGCAAAGAAAGAAAAAATGTTTGTTTCGCTCCTTTCGGATATGCCTCATGTTAAGGAAATTCGCTCGGCTGGATTGCTGATGGCTATTGAATTTAATAGTTTTGATATAAGTAGTAAAGTTATAAAGGCACTATTAAATAATGGTGTAATTTCAGATTGGTTTTTGTTTGCGCCTGAAAGTCTGAGAATAGCTCCACCGCTCATTATAAGCGAAGATGAAATTGCTGCTGGATGCGAAAAAATTAAAAAGATTGTTAATGAAATATAA
- a CDS encoding anti-sigma regulatory factor: MNLHFDIVSGDFIKAGYVSSEVKKVLKQMELPADFIRKVVIACYEAEMNIVVHANNGSADIEFSPGAIIMKFEDEGPGISNINLAMQEGFSTASEHVREMGFGAGMGLPNIARNSDKVDIKSELGKGTCVTITNHIKYK, from the coding sequence ATGAATCTGCATTTTGACATAGTTAGTGGAGACTTTATTAAAGCTGGTTACGTTTCTAGCGAAGTAAAAAAAGTTTTAAAGCAAATGGAATTGCCAGCAGATTTTATCCGCAAAGTTGTAATTGCTTGTTATGAAGCAGAAATGAATATTGTAGTTCATGCAAATAACGGTAGTGCAGATATAGAATTCAGCCCTGGTGCAATTATTATGAAATTTGAAGACGAAGGTCCTGGAATTTCAAATATAAATTTAGCAATGCAAGAAGGGTTTTCAACAGCATCAGAACATGTAAGAGAAATGGGATTTGGAGCGGGAATGGGGCTACCAAATATAGCAAGAAATTCAGACAAAGTTGATATAAAAAGTGAGTTAGGTAAAGGAACTTGCGTAACAATTACTAATCATATTAAGTATAAGTAA